GAAGTAGCGCTCGAGGAGCACGGTGTCGTCGCCGAACGCCGACAAGGCCTCGGCCCTGGCCGCAGCGAGCGCGTCCGGGAACCCGGCGGCATCGTCCACGCGGCGCATCCCGCGCCCGCCGCCGCCGGCCGAGGCCTTGATGAGGACCGGGAAGCCGATCTCGGCGGCCGCGGCGGGCTAGCGCGCCGTCGCCGAGGCCGACGCCGCTCACACCCGGCACCGTCGGCACGCCGACGGACCGCGCCAGCTCGACCGCCGGCACCTTGCCGCCCATGCGGCGCATGGCGTCGGCGGTCGGGCCGACGAAGGCGATCCCGGCGGCCTCGCACGCCTCGGCGAACGACGGCCGCTCGGACAGGAAGCCGTAGCCGGGGTGGATCGCATCCGCGCCGACGCGCCGTGCGGCGTCCAGGATGAGATCGGCGCGCAGGTACGTCTCGGTGGCCGTCGAACCGGCAAGCGGCACGACGACGTCGGCCGCCTGGTGCCACACCGCGTCGCGGTCCGCATCGGACGCGACGCACGCCGCGCGCAGGCCGAGTTGGTGCGCGGCGTGGATGATCCGCCGGGCGATCTCGCCGCGGTTCGCGATCAGGACGGTGCGGAGCGGCCGGTCAGGCATCGCCGCCCTCGACCCAGCGCGGCGGCCGGCGCTCGAGGAACGCCGCCATGCCCTCCTGCCCCTCGGCCGAGGCGCGGCGATCGGCGATGATGTGCGCCGTGCGCTCGCGCGCGCCGGCCGGATCGTTCCAGACCGCCCAGATCAGCCGCTTGACGGTGGCCTGCGCCTCCGGACCTGCCGCGCGCAGTGCGGCGATCCGCTCGGCCACACCGTCGTCCAGGCCGCCCGGCGGCACGACGCGGGCGACGAGCCCGATCGCCTGCGCCCGCGCGGCGCCGAAGACCTCGGCCGTCAGGAAGAGCTCGCGCGCCGCTGCCACGCCGATCCGCGGCAGGGACGAACGGTGAGATGACGGCCGGGACGATGCCGAGCTTGGCTTCGGACAGCGCGAACTTGGCGTCCTCGGCCGCCACCGCGATGTCGCACGCCGCCACGAGCCCGACGCCGCCGCCCATGCACGCGCCGTGGACCCGGGCGACGACGGGCTTCGGGCAATCGCGGATCGCGGCCAGCATGTCGGCCAGCGCGTACGCGCCGGCGACGTTCGCCTCGTGGCCCTGGTGGGCGATCGCGCGCATGTAGGTCAGGTCGGCGCCGGCTGAAAAGTGCTTGCCGGCGCCGCGCAGGACGACGAACCGCACCGCAGCATCGGACCCGAGGTGCACGAACGCGTGCGTCAGTTCGAAGATCGTCTGGTCGGACAGGGCGTTGTGGACGTCGGAGCGGTCGACGACGACCGTCGCGACGTCGTCGTCGTGGTCGACGCGGATGTGCTGGAAGGGCGCGTCGATCATCGCGCCGACCCACGCATCGATCGTCCGGAGCGTCCGCGTCTTCGGGGCGGCCCTGCGCCGTCGCACGGCGATCACATCCGGAAGACGCCGTAGCCGCCGTCCGGCCGCGGCGCGTTCAGCGTGGCGGACAACGCCAACCCGAGCACGGCGTGCGTGTCGACGGGATCGATGATCCCGTCGTCCCAGAGCCGGGCGGTGGCGTAATACGGGCTGCCTTCGACGGCGTACTTGTCGAGGATCGGCTGCTGAAGGCGGCTTCCTGATCGGGCGGCAGCGGGTCGCGCCCGTCCTGGTTCACCGTCCAGAGCACGGTGGCGGCCTGCTCGCCGCCCATGACGCTGATCCGGCTGTTCGGCCACGTGAACAGGAAGCGCGGGTCATAGCCGCGGCCGACCATGGCGTAGTTGCCGGCGCCGTGTGACACGCCGATGAACACCGTCAGCCGCGGGACGGGCACGGTGCTGACGGCCGTGACCATCTTGGCGCCGTCCTTGGCGATGCCGCCCGTCTCGTACGCCCGCCCGACCATGAAGCCTGCGATGTTCTGCAGGAAGACGAGCGGCGTGCCGCGCTGACCGCACAACTGGACGAAGTGCGCCACCTTGGTGGCCGCCTCGCTGAACAGCAGCCCGTTGTTGGCGACGATCCCGACCGGCATCCCCCAGATGTGGGCGAAGCCGCACACGACCGTCGGGCCGTAGCGCGCCTTGAACTCGTCGAACCGCGAGCCGTCCACGACGCGGGCGATCACCTCGCGCACGTCGTAGCTGACCCGGACGTCGGCCGGGACGATGCCGTACAGTTCGGCCGGATCGTACAGCGGCGGCTCGGGCGACTGCCGCTCCACGGCGTACGGCGCCGGCCGGCGGTTCAGGTTGCCGACGACGCTGCGCACGAGTTCGAGCGCGTGCGGCTCGTCCTCGGCGAAGTGGTCCGCCACGCCCGACAGGCGCGTGTGGACGTCCGCGCCGCCGAGGTCCTCGGCGCTGACGACTTCGCCGGTGGCGGCCTTCACGAGCGGCGGACCGCCGAGGAAGATCGTGCCGTTGCCCTTGACGATGATCGCCTCGTCGCTCATCGCCGGCACGTAGGCGCCGCCCGCCGTGCAGCTCCCGAGGACGGCGGCGATCTGCGGGATGCCCATCGCGCTCATCCGGGCCTGGTTGAAGAAGATCCGCCCGAAGTGCTCGCGGTCCGGAAAGACCTCGTCCTGGCGCGGCAGGAACGCGCCGCCCGAGTCGACGAGGTAGATGCACGGCAGGTGGTTCTCGCGGGCGACGTCTTGCGCCCGGACATGCTTCTTCACGGTCAACGGGTAGTACGTCCCGCCCTTGACGGTCGGGTCGTTGGCGACGATCAGGCACTCCCGCCCGTGCACCCGCCCGACGCCCGTGACGATGCCTGCGCCGGGCGACTCGTCGTCGTACACGCCCCACGCGGCGAGCGGCGAGAGCTCGAGGAACGGCGTGTCCGGGTCCAGCACGGCCTCGATCCGCTCCCGCACCGGCAGCTTGCCGCGCTCGCGGCTGAGCGCCACGACCCGTGGATTGCGGTCCGTGGCGACGCGGGCCTGGCGCGCGTGCAATTCGGCCGCGAGCGCGCGGTTGTGCGCGTCGTTGGCCTTGAACTCGGGGGACGAGGGCTGGGCGTGCGAGTGGAGGGCAGGCATGGGGCGGGATGATACGGCGGGGCGTGGGGCCGGGCAAGGGAGCCACGGGCGCCGGCCGGCCGGGCTTGGCATCGCATCACGGTGAATCGAGCGCAGATCACGGTGACTTGATCGCAGATCACCGCGATCTCGTTACGGTTCGGCCGCCACCCCTTCGCCGTCCGCCGGCGGATCCCGCGGCACGAGCCGGCTGCTCCTTCGCAGCGCGTCGCGCAGCACATACTCGATCTGCCCGTTCAGGCTTCGCAGCTCGTCGTCGGCCCAGCGCTGGAGCGCGGCGAACAGCGCCGGGTCCATTCGCAGCGGAAACGTCTTTCGTTCGGCCATCGACGGCGCCTCCTGGCGTACCCCCTGTCCGTCAGCGCCTTCGGCGCTGCCACCTTTCCCCCGCGGGGGCGTCGGAAAGCGTCCATCCTCAGCGGCGGCAGTCGTGACGAGCGCGGAATCGGCCACCGGATGGACGTGCCCTCTCCCGCCCCCGCGGGAGAGGGCAGGCGCGCCCCCGCGCGCCGGGTGAGGGAGACCGCGGGTTAGTTGTGCAGCGTGCCCGTGTTCACGACGGGCTGCGCATGGCGGTCGCTGCACAGGACGACGAGCAGGTTGCTGACCATGGCGGCCTTGCGCTCGTCATCCAGCTCGACGATCTTGCCTTTGGAGAGCATCTCGAGCGCGTGCTCCACCATTCCGACCGCGCCCTCGACGATCTTGTAGCGTGCGGCCACGATCGCGCTGGCCTGCTGGCGCTGGAGCATCGCGGCCGCGATCTCCTGGGCGTACGCCAGGTGGCTGATGCGGGCTTCGATCACCTCGACGCCGGCCTTGCCGAGCCGCTCCTGGATCTCGTCCTTGAGCTTCTCGGAGACCTCGGCCGTGTTGCCGGACAGCGATTGCTGGCTGGAGTCGTGGGCGTCGTACGGATAGCCGGTGGCCAGGCTGCGCAGCGCCGACTCGCTCTGCACCCCGACGTAGTTCTTGTAGTCGTCGACCTCGAACATCGCCTCGGCGGTGTCGACGACGCGCCAGACGA
Above is a window of Candidatus Avedoeria danica DNA encoding:
- a CDS encoding methylcrotonoyl-CoA carboxylase, translated to MPALHSHAQPSSPEFKANDAHNRALAAELHARQARVATDRNPRVVALSRERGKLPVRERIEAVLDPDTPFLELSPLAAWGVYDDESPGAGIVTGVGRVHGRECLIVANDPTVKGGTYYPLTVKKHVRAQDVARENHLPCIYLVDSGGAFLPRQDEVFPDREHFGRIFFNQARMSAMGIPQIAAVLGSCTAGGAYVPAMSDEAIIVKGNGTIFLGGPPLVKAATGEVVSAEDLGGADVHTRLSGVADHFAEDEPHALELVRSVVGNLNRRPAPYAVERQSPEPPLYDPAELYGIVPADVRVSYDVREVIARVVDGSRFDEFKARYGPTVVCGFAHIWGMPVGIVANNGLLFSEAATKVAHFVQLCGQRGTPLVFLQNIAGFMVGRAYETGGIAKDGAKMVTAVSTVPVPRLTVFIGVSHGAGNYAMVGRGYDPRFLFTWPNSRISVMGGEQAATVLWTVNQDGRDPLPPDQEAAFSSRSSTSTPSKAARITPPPGSGTTGSSIPSTRTPCSGWRCPPR
- a CDS encoding Arc family DNA binding domain-containing protein, which codes for MAERKTFPLRMDPALFAALQRWADDELRSLNGQIEYVLRDALRRSSRLVPRDPPADGEGVAAEP
- a CDS encoding SPFH domain-containing protein, producing MIREIRRTPLAGIPMLVALPLAIILTCLAMVWAFSGEQIVVGLILTAALVVECVMLGGFFMVAPNEAQVLQLFGRYVGTAREPGLRWANPFYGKRKVSVRVRNFETPKLKVNDNHSNPIEIAAVVVWRVVDTAEAMFEVDDYKNYVGVQSESALRSLATGYPYDAHDSSQQSLSGNTAEVSEKLKDEIQERLGKAGVEVIEARISHLAYAQEIAAAMLQRQQASAIVAARYKIVEGAVGMVEHALEMLSKGKIVELDDERKAAMVSNLLVVLCSDRHAQPVVNTGTLHN